In Chrysemys picta bellii isolate R12L10 chromosome 4, ASM1138683v2, whole genome shotgun sequence, the sequence gattcctgcatcaagtacATAACTGCTGTGAAAATATTGCATCTTGCaaattctagtctgaatttgtctagcttcaccttccagctattggatcatgttatgcctttgtctgctagattaaagaattTCTACTTCAGAAATAGTGTCCcgatgtagatacttacagactatgATCGAGTCACCTCTTAACCCTCTCTTGAATAAACAAAATAGATTGATCGTTAGAGCCCTGTGCGggtacaaaatttgtatctgcatctgagCCGCGATCTGCAAACatgatataaagcagatatccgctgatttgcagggctctagatataaaatttggatctgaatccatccacgatctgcaaacatggtccgCGGATATCCCCATCCACAGATATAAAGTGGATagctgcagatttgcagggctctatcgATCGTTAGTCTCTCACTGTAAATGCAAGTTTTCTAGACCTAAAATCCTTCTTGTAGgttttttctgaacctttttcaatttgtcaacatcctttttaaagagtggacaccagaagtggacacaatatTTCAGGAATGGTCTCACAAATACTGTATGTGTAATGGTAATACCATCTCTTTACTTCTAATCAGTACcctctccttttttaaaaatttcctcaACAAAATTCACGTAAGACTGCAAAATTTAAAAATGGAGGTGCCAACAAACTTTGCAAAGTGCTTAGGTGGACCTGCTGCTCTTTGAATGAAATACAGCTCTTAAAGTGTATAATATTATACATGCAGTATTCATCTCTTTCAGCAGCACTGCAAACTTGTGAAGTCTTAAgtactagtgcaggggtcggcaacctttcagaagtgatgtgctaagtcttcgtttattcactctaatttaggttttgcgtgccagtaatacatttaaatgtttttagaaggtctctttctataagtctataatatataactaaactattgttgtatgtaaagtaaataaggtttttaaaatgtttaagaagcttcatttaaaatgaaattaaaatgcagagccccctggactggtggccaggacccgggaaaatcagcttgcgtgccgcctttggcacacatgccataggttgcctacccctgttctagtggaTAAAAGTGGCTGATGTTTAATGGCAAAGGCATGTTGAACTTGTACTATCTGATGCCTACTCAGTAATTTTAAGGGTTTGCATATAATGGGCCTAAGATCCAAGGTATCTGTGTTCTAAGTTCTGCATAACAAAATATGGACAAGTTGAGTTTTTGCAAACCCTAAATAAACTCATTTCTAATTAAAGGCTAATAAATTGCTTTATCAATAAAGctctttcatatttttatttttctgtatgtGTTTAAAGGGTGCAAACAGCTATGGGCAACTCGGCCTTGGTCATAAAGAGGATGTGCTGTTGCCTCAGTCTCTGAACGATTTTTCCTGCAAACATCAAAACATTAAGAGCattgctggaggaggaggacacTCTGCAGTTATTACTGGTAACAGACATTCACATGACGTGCAATGCAAGGACTGGCATGTTTCTGAATGAGAACCTTCTTGCTGGACATCGTTCGGTGCTGTGCTGCCACCTATGTGTGGATTGCAGTTTCTAGCAAGTGCCAATTTTAATTACAAAGCGGAAAAGTTATTTGCTGCCAATGAATTGAATTGTTTTGGAGAGGAGTTATGTTATTTCAGTTGCCTCTAATGGTCATTTTATGATTATGTGATAATTATTTCTTAGCCTGTTCTACCTGCTTATTATGCAAGAGGGTTCATTActtttggggggaagagaggatatTTCACTTTGAAAAGGTAGGTTATTCCTTACCTTAAGTGGTGTCCAAACCCCTGATTGGAAAGTTCTACCATAAATAATGGCTATTTAGGAAGTAGGAAGGATATgaaggagaaagtgaataggatgAAAGCCTTCACTCTGAAACACTGAGAGGGAGCAATGTTAATGTTAAAATCATCTCCCTTGGCACTCACATCCTCCATGGCTGTGTCTACACAAGAAAGAAAAGggtatttttaatttgttaaagaTATATAATTTTATCTTGAGAAGATAAGGCCTATGCACGCAGTGCTAATTTATCGCAGGATCACAATGTGTGTATGATTCTGTTTGCCTGTGTTATGACTGTGACAGTGGTTTTATTTTGCAGGTGCAGGAGAACTCTTTGTATGTGGCCAAAACAAAGAAAGGCAATTGGGACTCAATCACACTGAGGATGTCCTGTGTTTTACTTCCTGCACTGCACTGTCTAGTGTTTGTGTGATACAAGTGGCCTGTGGTTGGGATTTTACAATCATACTTACTGGTAAGTCCATCTcactaataataatacctagctcttatatagtgctttcatCAGCAtatctgaaagtgctttacaaatgagatcagtatcattatctccattttacagatggggaaactgagactcaGAGCAGTgaaacaacttgcccaaggtcacccagcaggccagtggcagagccagaaattcaggtctcccaatccagtgctctgtccactaggcaaCGCTGTCTCCCACTAGGGCCTGGAGAAATATTATGACATACAGTAAAAGCACAGAGCTCTGTCATACCAAGGTCTGTGCAAAGCCTGAGTGCTCAGAGGTTTTATGCTCTTTGCTTTGCAAGTGGAATTGCTGTATGTTCCGCACACTCCCTCTTCAGTTATCTTTAGACCTTTACTGAATATGGTTTATAAGAACACAAGCCCTTGAGCTTTTTGAAAAGGGACAGTTCAGTTCTTTATATGCTGTGCTGTGTTATCTTGCATATAGTTCTTTTAATGATGTGTTATGGTATCTTGCTTATAACCATAAATGTACCCTAAGGTATAATGTTATGAGTTGCACTGCTCCAACAAGGCTGTATTATGTTGCAGGAAATGGCCAAGTTTTATCTTGTGGGTCTAACTCTTTTGGACAACTAGGAGTCCCTCAAACTTCAGGAGGATGTTTGATCCCACAAAAGATTGAGGTAAAGACTCAAGAAAGTTGTCCTCTACAGATCTGGTCCTGTTTTCAGCGCCCCATACAAAACTCACTAAAATCAGTGGAAAGTCTCCTATGgatttcagtgagttttggatcaagcccttggaCTCACTGAAGACAACAGAATTACTCGTGTGAATGATAAATATCCAGGATTAGGCATTTTAAGAGAGTGAACAGTGTTGTAGACATTAGAAAGTCAGCACTTCAGAaaggtagaggtgtgtgtgtatgtgtgtgttttaaatgaaGAAGGTGCCAACTTTCCTAGAGGAGAATGGTACATTTTGGAAAAGGACATAAAATTTCATCCACACACATTTTAATAGCCACAGTCAACCAAACAAtaggccaaatcctcagatggtgtaaactaactgaagtcaaaggagctatgTTGATTTTCACCATCtgaggctctgacccagggcGTATAAGGTGTTAGAAATGTTTCAGtacacactttaggaaagaaggAAAGGATTTCCACTGATCTTAAATTTTATTTAGTTTCTTAGGGCTTTATGTTGAAAAATTCAAAGGATCGAAGAAGAACTTGTTAAAAAACACAGCTGATTTCAATATAATCAGCTGTGTTCTGGGACGTCTACTGTAGGAAAGTTTTTGTTCAACTGAGTTCCTTCTGCTGGCACATGCTATATAAATGCcaattctttggttttgtgcttctGCATTTATAATTTAGCAGTGCAACATAATATGCAGAAAGATCTTTTAGCAGAGGTTGCAGAATCCAttcctaacattttatttttataagaaAAATTAGTGTGAGAAATCAGCACTTTTGATCATCCCTACAATAAGAAACTAGTGTGTTTGCAGGGAAATTAAAATTTTATGGATTTTAGATGCATTTTCTTTGAAATGATAAGCAGAAgctaaaaaaagaaaggaagtgaaaaatacattAGTATTGTCCTCATTTAACCTCCACATGTTTATCAAACCAtatcaatgtaaaaaaaaatgtttggagaCTAGGGAATCCCATTCCTTATTGGTCTGTCTCTTGCACTCATAAACGCTGAGGGGGCAGACTCTTAAACCCCAGCCTGTGTTGAAGAATACCTTGCTCCACAGATAGTcatcattgcagtcaatgggagtactTATGGGGTAAGGCACTACTCAGCTtgaataagggtatcagaatctatCTCTGAAGTAATTGCTTTAAAAATCTTATAAGAAATAGCTACTGAGATTTATGTATCCTCAGAGGAGCTTTACCACTGTTGGCTATGAACCCAGCAGTGTGAATGAATTCCTCATGGCGGCACTATTCTCTCCTTCTAGTTAATCCCTATTTACACTTGGGTTTCTATTTTTAGAACATTAATGAAACTCTTTTCTCTCCAAATAAATTCCCATTTCTGTTCCATTGCAGAGAACTCCCGTTCTGTAAAGCTTCAGAAACGGCAAAGTCCTTTCTGGTTCTTTGGCTAGGATTACCAGTCTCATCGCCAATGCCAAAGCCTGtctgttgcttttttttaaattcagggaCAGCACGGTTATAGAAACGAGAGAAAGACCTGTTAAGTTATCTAGTCCTCTTGGGTACAGGAACTGTGTCATgtcttgtgtttgtacagcagctaccATCCTTAGAAGCTGCTGCATTACTACTGATAATTATAGTCTACCACCCTGACAATGCAGGCTCATTCTGCATCTACAGTATTTTCTAGTGGGGTTTTACACAGCTGGTATATATCTGTCAATTCCTAATTTAATAAACCACTTGAGCAGTGTTTTGTAAGCACTACTTGTGTTACATTAAATGCTCATGCTTGCTGCCATTTCTTCTATATCAATATTACACccacaaaactatgttaaaagaatgttaagtttgaaaaatcaagccctcaagttaggaaatgctagaattaaggcatcccatgcaaccttaatttggtcccTCTGTGCATAAGTGTTATAATACAGTTTAATTCAGTGTTTATACCTAAAGACAGGGTCTTATAACTGAAGTGTTACACACCATTAACTATAAGTGTGCTGTCAGCTCTGTCTAAATTATTAAATTGCCCATCATCATAGTGTGTTGGAACCAGTGAATTGTTTTGCACTGTGGACTAATGTGGCCACTTGTTACTGATATTTGTTACTGAATATCCAGTATGATAAAAGGGGGACTGTAAAATTGTGTATGTTTGCATCTTAGTTACAAATTGCTGAGATTTCTTCCTTCATGTGAGTATTTTGAGCTCAACTGTTGATTTGCTGCTGTACTATGGCACTTCTGGAAGCTTTGCTTGGTTTTCTTAAGAAATGCCCAAGACTATATTGAAATGAGACTGAAATACGTTCTAAAATAAATATCTTTGTGCTGAACTCTGTGACATATAGTCTGTAAATACGATACCATTTTCTTGCATTTGATAAAACATGTTTCTCTCTGAGAGGTGTAAAATGCAAATTGCAAATATGTTTTTTTCTTATGTTTGAATAGTCCCTCACAGAGAAGGCGGTGAATGTTGCTGCAGGACTCAGACATGCTCTTGCTGCTACAGGTGAATATGCCATCATAAAGTTAACATTTCAGACAGAAATTAATAGTACTTTTATTATGTGAGATATCTAAtagcttacattaaaaaaaaggggcgggggagggaaaggaTTTATGATTTTATTCCTATTTGTTACAGAAGCCATAGGAAAATGACATCTGAATAGTCCTGTCCATGATAAGGACAGGCATGTTAGGCAAGAACATGATAATGAATATGCTAGAAACACCTCTTTCCAAAAAATGGTGCTGAAAAGAGcacaaggccagattttcaaagctattttgatgcctaaatagctttgaaaatttggcccttagtgaCTTTTTGGGTCTCCTGCTATCAGCTGTGCTCTATCTCGGCGGGTCATAGTTTGTATGAAATTTAAGGCCTTATCCTGGAGTCTGTTTTCAGAATTCTCCAAGGCTTGATGGGGAATCTTCCACAGTCATTCTATGGATT encodes:
- the SERGEF gene encoding secretion-regulating guanine nucleotide exchange factor isoform X8; protein product: MEAARTLFAWGANSYGQLGLGHKEDVLLPQSLNDFSCKHQNIKSIAGGGGHSAVITGAGELFVCGQNKERQLGLNHTEDVLCFTSCTALSSVCVIQVACGWDFTIILTGNGQVLSCGSNSFGQLGVPQTSGGCLIPQKIESLTEKAVNVAAGLRHALAATESGVVFQWGTGMASRANRASQGKIIPSFLTAKEPCKVTGLEDVKVKKVTASSYHSVSLTDEGELCVWGSNKHGQLVSKETFLVEPQKIDAHFFSGEKIGAVWSGWTHVVAQTELKTSINVNISWLLTN